The Georgenia sp. TF02-10 genome window below encodes:
- a CDS encoding ABC transporter substrate-binding protein gives MSARRPLVALSAAAVVSSLGLTACAGSSAGDNTGDTFTVLQYENPESAQAQGWQRAVEIFEEEHPGVTVDFQTTSFDALRQNAKILLAGDEVPDVIEFNKGNADGGQLAAQGLLEPLTAEVEERGWDEKVSGTMSSFARYDELGNAGSGEWYGVPNIGEYVMLYYNKEIFDQVGITELPTTLEEFEDVMDRLLAAGHTPISSSASSSQGFNQMWIWYSLVSAIAEREQIDDFMFLRGDPDLTKDPWRSATERFQEWIEKGYVGEDLAGLTFEQATVNFLQGDAAMVMWNNGEFRRITNDAQFDWGYFTMPGADLTLGSSGHLWGVPTKADNKELAYDWIETTLSPEVQNLIGSQGGLPLAGDTATIEDEQIRAFTERFDELVAADAMAFYPDYPVPGFLDFIQSHMQALSNGNEDAEDFLTAMQDFYDEGKSFQVEQ, from the coding sequence CTGCGCCGGCTCGTCGGCCGGCGACAACACCGGCGACACCTTCACCGTCCTGCAGTACGAGAACCCCGAGTCGGCCCAGGCCCAGGGCTGGCAGCGCGCGGTGGAGATCTTCGAGGAGGAGCACCCAGGCGTCACCGTCGACTTCCAGACGACCAGCTTCGACGCCCTGCGCCAGAACGCGAAGATCCTGCTCGCCGGCGACGAGGTCCCCGACGTCATCGAGTTCAACAAGGGCAACGCCGACGGCGGCCAGCTCGCCGCCCAGGGCCTGCTCGAGCCGCTCACCGCGGAGGTCGAGGAGCGGGGCTGGGACGAGAAGGTCAGCGGCACGATGTCCTCCTTCGCCCGGTACGACGAGCTCGGCAACGCGGGCAGCGGGGAGTGGTACGGCGTCCCGAACATCGGCGAGTACGTGATGCTCTACTACAACAAGGAGATCTTCGACCAGGTCGGTATCACCGAGCTCCCGACGACGCTCGAGGAGTTCGAGGACGTCATGGACCGCCTCCTCGCGGCCGGCCACACCCCGATCTCGAGCTCGGCGTCCTCCAGCCAGGGCTTCAACCAGATGTGGATCTGGTACTCCCTGGTGTCCGCCATCGCCGAGCGCGAGCAGATCGACGACTTCATGTTCCTGCGCGGGGACCCGGACCTCACCAAGGACCCGTGGCGCTCGGCGACCGAGCGGTTCCAGGAGTGGATCGAGAAGGGGTACGTCGGTGAGGACCTGGCCGGCCTGACCTTCGAGCAGGCCACGGTGAACTTCCTGCAGGGCGACGCCGCGATGGTGATGTGGAACAACGGCGAGTTCCGGCGGATCACCAACGACGCCCAGTTCGACTGGGGCTACTTCACGATGCCCGGCGCGGACCTGACCCTCGGCTCCTCCGGGCACCTGTGGGGCGTGCCGACCAAGGCCGACAACAAGGAGCTCGCGTACGACTGGATCGAGACCACGCTCAGCCCCGAGGTGCAGAACCTGATCGGCAGCCAGGGCGGGCTCCCGCTCGCCGGCGACACCGCAACGATCGAGGACGAGCAGATCCGGGCGTTCACCGAGCGGTTCGACGAGCTCGTCGCGGCCGACGCGATGGCGTTCTACCCGGACTACCCGGTACCCGGCTTCCTGGACTTCATCCAGAGCCACATGCAGGCCCTGTCGAACGGCAACGAGGACGCCGAGGACTTCCTGACCGCCATGCAGGACTTCTACGACGAGGGCAAGTCCTTCCAGGTCGAGCAGTGA
- a CDS encoding carbohydrate ABC transporter permease, with amino-acid sequence MTATMTPATDAATHRRRDPGRPARNAARRGYWWYLAPIAVGFLAVVAVPFVANVVISLTSWRGGLSEMRWNGLGNYARLLGDGTFWTSLGNSVYMIVAIVVVPTLLGILIAAVLFDYLGKRFGPRTAAVLRATFYLPQVVPIAVAGFIWAWVLDSQDGLLTRILGGLGMSATPDWLGDPDVALYSVMLMLVWLQIGYPVVIFMAALQRIDPELYEAAELDGAGWFRRFRAITVPQIRPEVFVVALTATVSALKVFAPILILTGGGPEGSTVVPSYYAYRNFFELSRVGYGSAIATVMSLVIFAAATVLLVWQRRADRPEGNR; translated from the coding sequence ATGACAGCAACCATGACGCCGGCGACGGACGCCGCGACGCACCGCCGCCGCGACCCCGGCCGCCCCGCACGCAACGCCGCCCGGCGCGGCTACTGGTGGTACCTGGCCCCGATCGCCGTCGGCTTCTTGGCCGTCGTGGCGGTGCCGTTCGTCGCCAACGTGGTGATCAGCCTGACCTCCTGGCGCGGCGGCCTGTCCGAGATGCGCTGGAACGGCCTGGGCAACTACGCCCGGCTGCTCGGCGACGGCACGTTCTGGACCTCGCTCGGCAACTCGGTCTACATGATCGTCGCGATCGTCGTCGTCCCGACGCTGCTGGGCATCCTCATCGCGGCCGTGCTGTTCGACTACCTCGGCAAGCGGTTCGGCCCGCGCACCGCCGCGGTGCTCCGCGCGACGTTCTACCTGCCGCAGGTCGTGCCGATCGCCGTCGCCGGGTTCATCTGGGCGTGGGTGCTGGACTCCCAGGACGGGCTGCTCACCCGCATCCTCGGCGGGCTCGGGATGTCCGCCACGCCGGACTGGCTGGGCGACCCGGACGTCGCCCTGTACTCGGTGATGCTCATGCTCGTCTGGCTGCAGATCGGCTACCCCGTGGTCATCTTCATGGCCGCGCTGCAGCGGATCGACCCCGAGCTGTACGAGGCCGCCGAGCTCGACGGCGCGGGCTGGTTCCGCCGCTTCCGGGCGATCACGGTCCCGCAGATCCGCCCGGAGGTGTTCGTCGTCGCCCTCACCGCCACCGTCTCGGCGCTGAAGGTCTTCGCGCCGATCCTCATCCTCACCGGCGGCGGGCCGGAGGGGTCGACGGTCGTGCCGTCCTACTACGCCTACCGCAACTTCTTCGAGCTGTCCCGGGTGGGCTACGGCTCCGCGATCGCGACCGTGATGTCGCTGGTGATCTTCGCGGCGGCCACCGTCCTGCTCGTCTGGCAGCGCCGCGCCGACCGTCCGGAGGGCAACCGATGA
- a CDS encoding carbohydrate ABC transporter permease: MTTPTLTTGPTGPTGPTDPAGAAAPARPPARRPRRGPMRWVVLVAVGLAAAVTAAPFLLLLLNAFKTSADYSTNGPLAWPTSFSLDAFTSYLERVDFPVALLNSIVISVLVSFLGVAIGLLAAYAIGVGRVRGSTGIVAVLLVATMLPHEALIYPLFYGAQATGTLNTIWSVVIVFTVLQAAYATYLLSSVMATVPKELLEAAALDGAGRWQVLWRVVAPVLRPTMAVLVVFFFIWTWNEFYIPLVLLADPASQTVPIALSTLRGQHSIDITVLNAGSLLSLVPTVLFFLFFQRTLSRGVTAGAIK, encoded by the coding sequence ATGACAACGCCCACCCTGACCACCGGGCCCACCGGGCCCACCGGGCCCACCGACCCCGCCGGTGCCGCCGCCCCGGCCCGGCCGCCCGCCCGCCGGCCCCGCCGCGGACCCATGCGCTGGGTCGTGCTGGTCGCCGTCGGCCTGGCCGCGGCGGTGACCGCCGCGCCCTTCCTGCTCCTGCTGCTCAACGCGTTCAAGACGAGCGCCGACTACAGCACCAACGGGCCGCTGGCCTGGCCAACGTCGTTCAGCCTCGACGCGTTCACGAGCTACCTCGAGCGGGTGGACTTCCCCGTCGCGCTGCTGAACTCGATCGTCATCAGCGTCCTGGTGTCGTTCCTCGGGGTGGCGATCGGGCTGCTCGCGGCGTACGCCATCGGCGTCGGCCGGGTGCGCGGCAGCACCGGGATCGTCGCGGTCCTCCTGGTGGCGACGATGCTCCCGCACGAGGCGCTCATCTACCCGCTGTTCTACGGCGCCCAGGCGACCGGCACGCTCAACACGATCTGGTCGGTGGTCATCGTCTTCACCGTGCTGCAGGCCGCCTACGCCACCTACCTGCTCTCCAGCGTGATGGCCACGGTCCCCAAGGAGCTGCTCGAGGCGGCCGCGCTCGACGGCGCCGGCCGCTGGCAGGTGCTGTGGCGCGTCGTCGCCCCGGTCCTGCGGCCGACCATGGCGGTGCTCGTGGTGTTCTTCTTCATCTGGACGTGGAACGAGTTCTACATCCCGCTCGTGCTCCTCGCCGATCCCGCCTCGCAGACCGTCCCGATCGCGCTGTCCACCCTGCGCGGCCAGCACTCGATCGACATCACCGTCCTCAACGCCGGCTCGCTGCTCTCGCTCGTGCCGACCGTGCTGTTCTTCCTCTTCTTCCAGCGCACCCTCAGCCGCGGCGTGACCGCCGGCGCGATCAAGTGA
- a CDS encoding glycoside hydrolase family 172 protein has protein sequence MADLWNRATTRGVQSRSINAENPTGAPGRAGSAASPLGPARKGSAFVPLGAGETLTLADIEGPGVIRHLWITVPDRTEAGPFVLRDLVLRAYWDGAEAPAVEVPLGDFFCNGFAERALVTSALVVVAPTGGMNAYFAMPFRERARLTLESQHPGPLPHVFYQVDYTVGDDVGPDAGYFHAQWRRSNGTTALGEDHVILDGVRGRGTYLGTFVALASLHRYWWGEGEVKFFVDDDDALPTLCSTGLEDYAGGAWAFQDALRAEPAPQVLTFSAPYCGYPQYQRRDTTRASGFVPDAPPMHGLYRWHVPDPVYFDERLRVTVQQIGAWDHGLFERSDDVSTVAYWYQEGPAAPFPELPPAAQRAPR, from the coding sequence ATGGCAGACCTGTGGAACCGAGCGACCACCCGCGGCGTGCAGAGCCGGTCCATCAACGCGGAGAACCCGACCGGTGCCCCGGGCCGGGCGGGGTCGGCCGCCTCCCCGCTCGGCCCGGCCCGCAAGGGCTCGGCGTTCGTGCCGCTCGGCGCCGGCGAGACGCTGACCCTCGCCGACATCGAGGGCCCGGGCGTGATCCGGCACCTGTGGATCACCGTGCCGGACCGGACGGAGGCGGGCCCGTTCGTCCTGCGCGACCTCGTGCTGCGGGCCTACTGGGACGGGGCCGAGGCCCCCGCCGTCGAGGTGCCGCTCGGGGACTTCTTCTGCAACGGCTTCGCCGAGCGGGCGTTGGTGACCTCCGCGCTGGTCGTCGTCGCCCCCACCGGCGGCATGAACGCCTACTTCGCCATGCCCTTCCGCGAGCGCGCCCGGCTCACCCTGGAGAGCCAGCACCCCGGCCCCCTCCCGCACGTCTTCTACCAGGTCGACTACACGGTCGGGGACGACGTCGGCCCGGACGCGGGCTACTTCCACGCCCAGTGGCGCCGCTCCAACGGCACGACGGCGCTCGGCGAGGACCACGTCATCCTCGACGGCGTCCGGGGCCGGGGGACGTACCTGGGCACCTTCGTCGCGCTCGCCTCGCTGCACCGCTACTGGTGGGGCGAGGGGGAGGTGAAGTTCTTCGTGGACGACGACGACGCCCTGCCGACGCTGTGCTCCACCGGGCTGGAGGACTACGCCGGCGGCGCGTGGGCGTTCCAGGACGCGCTGCGGGCCGAGCCCGCGCCGCAGGTGCTGACCTTCAGCGCGCCGTACTGCGGCTACCCGCAGTACCAGCGCCGGGACACGACCCGGGCGAGCGGGTTCGTCCCCGACGCCCCGCCCATGCACGGCCTGTACCGGTGGCACGTGCCGGACCCGGTCTACTTCGACGAGCGCCTGCGGGTCACCGTGCAGCAGATCGGCGCGTGGGACCACGGGCTGTTCGAGCGCTCCGACGACGTCTCCACGGTGGCGTACTGGTACCAGGAGGGACCGGCCGCGCCGTTCCCCGAGCTGCCGCCGGCGGCGCAGCGCGCCCCGCGCTGA
- a CDS encoding transcriptional regulator, with amino-acid sequence MFSPPRFKVLGFLYQVEESDYPSIQQYTDLTVPEISRTVGNLDDAGWVRVRKERNGRYSQTVVQATDEGRKVFRELLDELRRYGAGV; translated from the coding sequence TTGTTCTCGCCGCCTAGGTTCAAGGTTCTCGGATTCCTGTATCAAGTCGAGGAGTCCGACTATCCCTCGATCCAGCAATACACGGACCTGACCGTTCCCGAGATCTCCCGGACTGTGGGGAATCTGGACGACGCGGGGTGGGTGCGCGTGCGAAAAGAACGCAACGGGCGATACTCTCAAACGGTCGTCCAAGCCACCGACGAGGGCCGTAAGGTGTTCCGAGAATTGCTCGATGAACTCCGTAGGTATGGGGCGGGCGTTTGA
- a CDS encoding helix-turn-helix domain-containing protein, which yields MRDNDGRKADHATLEQMRFRAVDAVEAGAHPEDVAKMLGMHAKTVYGWLARAREGGRDALKAKPVPGRPPKAGRKPPAPALHTDRRDQPAPAQFGFEPVDPGDGA from the coding sequence ATGCGCGACAACGACGGCCGGAAGGCGGACCACGCCACCTTGGAGCAGATGCGGTTCCGCGCGGTGGACGCGGTAGAGGCCGGGGCCCACCCGGAAGATGTCGCGAAGATGCTGGGGATGCACGCGAAAACGGTGTACGGGTGGTTGGCCAGAGCGCGTGAGGGTGGCCGGGATGCGTTGAAGGCCAAACCGGTCCCGGGTCGGCCACCAAAGGCCGGACGGAAGCCGCCTGCGCCGGCTTTACACACTGATCGTCGGGACCAACCCGCGCCAGCCCAGTTCGGCTTCGAGCCTGTGGACCCGGGCGATGGTGCGTGA
- a CDS encoding multidrug efflux SMR transporter, with the protein MSWLVLVLSGVLEAVWATALSRSEGFTRLGPSVLFLVALALSMSGLAFAMRELPVGTSYAVWVGIGAVLTMTYAMVTGAESLSALKLICVAAIVGGVVGLKVLP; encoded by the coding sequence ATGTCCTGGCTCGTGCTCGTGCTCTCCGGCGTCCTCGAGGCGGTCTGGGCGACCGCGCTGAGCAGGTCCGAGGGTTTCACCCGGCTCGGCCCCTCGGTGCTGTTCCTCGTGGCGCTGGCGCTGTCCATGTCCGGCCTGGCCTTCGCCATGCGCGAGCTGCCGGTCGGCACGTCCTACGCCGTATGGGTCGGGATCGGCGCCGTGCTCACCATGACCTACGCGATGGTCACCGGTGCGGAGTCCCTCTCGGCGCTGAAGCTGATCTGCGTCGCCGCGATCGTGGGTGGCGTCGTCGGCCTGAAGGTCCTGCCCTGA
- a CDS encoding ChaB family protein: MPKTNKDGSPKQSELPSTLKRSDPKAQRTFAKTHDSAEETYGEGERANRTAYAALKHSYEKVGDHWEAKDEKGPSDTKAEGGRGSRGETAGGVDANASKEHLYDLAKRLDVPGRSSMSKDELVEAIQKANDKETRQSR; encoded by the coding sequence ATGCCCAAGACGAACAAGGACGGGTCGCCGAAGCAGAGCGAGCTGCCGAGCACCCTGAAGAGGTCCGACCCCAAGGCGCAGCGGACCTTCGCCAAGACCCACGACTCCGCCGAGGAGACCTACGGCGAGGGCGAGCGGGCCAACCGCACCGCGTACGCCGCGCTGAAGCACTCCTACGAGAAGGTCGGCGACCACTGGGAGGCCAAGGACGAGAAGGGCCCGTCGGACACCAAGGCCGAGGGTGGTCGGGGCTCGCGGGGCGAGACCGCCGGCGGGGTGGACGCCAACGCCTCCAAGGAGCACCTCTACGACCTCGCCAAGCGGCTGGACGTCCCGGGCCGGTCCTCGATGAGCAAGGACGAGCTGGTCGAGGCGATCCAGAAGGCCAACGACAAGGAGACGCGGCAGTCCCGGTAG
- a CDS encoding thiamine pyrophosphate-requiring protein has translation MATAADGIVQRLADWGVDRVFGFAGDGIDPLLAALRRQDRVGLVTARHEEMAAFMATGHAKYSGGVGVCLATQGPGAIHLLNGLYDAKLDRKPVVAIVGQVVSTALGSGYLQEVDLHSLLKDVCGQYVQTVMSPEQLPLVVDNAVRTALATSTPTCVIVPHDVQKAELAEQEHTHGVVPTSTALARPHVTPREEDLDRAAEILGAGERVAVLVGQGAAGAAAEVRAVAERLGAGVTTSLLGKPVLDESLPYHCGVMGHLGTTASADLMSGCDTLLIVGSNDPWTEFYPAPGQARAVQVDITGRNIGTKYPVEAALVGDAADTLAALLPRLPERRGWRADVERAVATWHEVAEQRVREPADPLNPQAVVHELSAHLPADAQVAVDVGSVTYWYARFLRLPAGVPAHLSSTLASMGSAMPYGIAAKLLHPDRPVVALAGDGAMQMNGLSELITVAARWRDWADPRFVVLVLNNGDLAEVSWEQREMEGDPRFPASQVVPRFPYAGYAELLGLTGIRVQEPGEVADAWRRALAADRPVVVEAVVDRDVPLLAPRQPGEKVEQMLRGIGQEPDGGAAADMLRAQREHEGGAGPGS, from the coding sequence ATGGCAACCGCCGCCGACGGCATCGTCCAGCGCCTGGCCGACTGGGGCGTCGACCGCGTCTTCGGCTTCGCCGGCGACGGGATCGACCCCCTGCTCGCCGCGCTGCGCCGCCAGGACCGCGTTGGGCTGGTCACCGCCCGGCACGAGGAGATGGCGGCGTTCATGGCCACCGGGCACGCCAAGTACAGCGGCGGCGTCGGCGTCTGCCTGGCCACCCAGGGACCCGGCGCCATCCACCTGCTCAACGGCCTGTACGACGCCAAGCTCGACCGCAAGCCCGTCGTGGCGATCGTCGGGCAGGTGGTCAGCACGGCGCTGGGCAGCGGCTACCTGCAGGAGGTGGACCTGCACAGCCTGCTCAAGGACGTCTGCGGGCAGTACGTGCAGACCGTCATGTCGCCCGAGCAGCTCCCGCTCGTCGTCGACAACGCCGTCCGGACCGCGCTCGCCACCTCCACGCCCACCTGCGTGATCGTCCCGCACGACGTGCAGAAGGCCGAGCTCGCCGAGCAGGAGCACACCCACGGCGTCGTCCCGACGTCGACGGCGCTCGCCCGGCCGCACGTCACCCCGCGGGAGGAGGACCTGGACCGGGCGGCGGAGATCCTCGGCGCCGGCGAGCGGGTCGCCGTCCTCGTCGGCCAGGGCGCGGCCGGGGCGGCGGCGGAGGTCCGGGCCGTGGCCGAGCGGCTGGGCGCCGGGGTGACCACCTCGCTGCTCGGCAAGCCGGTGCTCGACGAGTCGCTGCCGTACCACTGCGGGGTCATGGGCCACCTCGGCACGACCGCCTCGGCCGACCTGATGTCCGGCTGCGACACCCTGCTGATCGTCGGCAGCAACGACCCGTGGACCGAGTTCTACCCGGCCCCCGGGCAGGCCCGCGCGGTGCAGGTCGACATCACCGGGCGGAACATCGGCACCAAGTACCCGGTGGAGGCCGCCCTGGTCGGCGACGCCGCGGACACCCTCGCCGCCCTGCTGCCCCGGCTGCCCGAGCGGCGGGGCTGGCGCGCCGACGTCGAGCGCGCCGTGGCCACCTGGCACGAGGTGGCGGAGCAGCGGGTGCGCGAGCCGGCCGACCCGCTGAACCCCCAGGCCGTCGTGCACGAGCTCTCCGCCCACCTGCCCGCGGACGCGCAGGTCGCCGTCGACGTCGGGTCGGTGACGTACTGGTACGCGCGCTTCCTGCGGCTGCCGGCCGGGGTGCCCGCCCACCTGTCCAGCACCCTGGCGTCGATGGGCTCGGCCATGCCGTACGGGATCGCCGCCAAGCTGCTGCACCCGGACCGGCCCGTCGTGGCGCTGGCCGGGGACGGCGCGATGCAGATGAACGGCCTGTCCGAGCTCATCACCGTCGCGGCCCGCTGGCGGGACTGGGCGGACCCCCGGTTCGTCGTGCTCGTGCTGAACAACGGCGACCTCGCCGAGGTGTCCTGGGAGCAGCGCGAGATGGAGGGCGACCCGCGCTTCCCGGCCTCGCAGGTGGTGCCGCGGTTCCCGTACGCCGGCTACGCCGAGCTGCTCGGCCTCACCGGCATCCGGGTCCAGGAGCCGGGCGAGGTGGCCGACGCCTGGCGCCGGGCGCTCGCGGCGGACCGGCCGGTCGTCGTCGAGGCGGTCGTCGACCGGGACGTGCCGCTGCTCGCGCCGCGCCAGCCGGGGGAGAAGGTCGAGCAGATGCTGCGGGGGATCGGGCAGGAGCCCGACGGCGGCGCGGCCGCGGACATGCTGCGGGCGCAGCGGGAGCACGAGGGCGGGGCCGGCCCGGGCAGCTGA
- the aspA gene encoding aspartate ammonia-lyase: protein MTTRTEEDLLGTKEVPADAYYGIHTQRAVENFRISSSTISDIPAFVRAMVQVKKASALANRELRTIPPRIADAIVAGCDEVLVRGRCMDQFPVDVFQGGAGTSVNMNTNEVIANLALEHLGLPKGRYDVVNPNDHVNKSQSTNDAYPTGFRLAVHTVVQDLRGELERLAAAFAAKGEEFADVLTMGRTQLQDAVPMTLGQEFTAFAVLVREEVRHLGVLAGLLLEVNLGATAIGTGLNTPPGYAALAVEKLAEVSGLPVVLAENLVEATSDAGAYVSMHAGLKRVAVKLGKICNDLRLLSSGPRAGLNEINLPELQAGSSIMPAKVNPVMPEVVNQVCFTVMGNDVTVTAAAEAGQLQLNVMEPVIAQVMFESVSLLHNAAAGLRERCVDGITANPEVCRSYVMRSIGIVTYLNEVIGHHNGDLVGKEAARSGRSVREVVLEMGLLDEAQLDELLSPENLMRPRYHGEIFPAEDPDSLPRGDDAAPETAAAVAQEPGSPAQETPR, encoded by the coding sequence ATGACCACCAGGACCGAGGAAGATCTGCTCGGCACCAAGGAGGTGCCGGCGGACGCCTACTACGGGATCCACACCCAGCGGGCCGTCGAGAACTTCCGGATCAGCTCGTCCACGATCAGCGACATCCCGGCGTTCGTCCGCGCGATGGTCCAGGTGAAGAAGGCGTCGGCGCTCGCCAACCGTGAGCTCCGCACCATCCCTCCGCGGATCGCCGACGCGATCGTCGCCGGCTGCGACGAGGTCCTCGTCCGCGGCCGGTGCATGGACCAGTTCCCCGTGGACGTCTTCCAGGGCGGGGCCGGGACGTCGGTCAACATGAACACCAACGAGGTCATCGCCAACCTGGCGCTCGAGCACCTCGGGCTGCCCAAGGGCCGCTACGACGTCGTCAACCCCAACGACCACGTCAACAAGAGCCAGTCGACCAACGACGCCTACCCCACCGGGTTCCGGCTCGCGGTCCACACCGTCGTCCAGGACCTGCGGGGCGAGCTCGAGCGGCTCGCCGCCGCCTTCGCCGCCAAGGGCGAGGAGTTCGCCGACGTGCTCACCATGGGCCGCACCCAGCTGCAGGACGCGGTGCCGATGACGCTCGGCCAGGAGTTCACCGCCTTCGCCGTCCTCGTCCGCGAGGAGGTTCGCCACCTCGGCGTCCTCGCCGGGCTGCTGCTGGAGGTCAACCTCGGCGCGACGGCGATCGGCACCGGCCTGAACACCCCGCCGGGCTACGCCGCGCTCGCCGTCGAGAAGCTCGCCGAGGTCTCCGGGCTGCCGGTCGTGCTCGCGGAGAACCTGGTCGAGGCGACCTCCGACGCCGGCGCCTACGTCTCCATGCACGCCGGGCTGAAGCGGGTGGCGGTGAAGCTGGGGAAGATCTGCAACGACCTGCGGCTGCTGTCCTCCGGCCCGCGCGCCGGGCTGAACGAGATCAACCTGCCCGAGCTGCAGGCCGGGTCCTCGATCATGCCGGCGAAGGTCAACCCGGTCATGCCCGAGGTCGTGAACCAGGTGTGCTTCACCGTCATGGGCAACGACGTGACGGTGACCGCGGCGGCCGAGGCCGGCCAGCTCCAGCTCAACGTCATGGAGCCGGTCATCGCCCAGGTGATGTTCGAGTCGGTCAGTCTGCTGCACAACGCCGCGGCCGGGCTGCGCGAGCGGTGCGTCGACGGCATCACGGCCAACCCCGAGGTGTGCCGGAGCTACGTCATGCGCTCGATCGGGATCGTCACCTACCTCAACGAGGTCATCGGGCACCACAACGGCGACCTCGTGGGCAAGGAGGCTGCCCGGTCCGGGCGCTCGGTCCGGGAGGTCGTGCTCGAGATGGGGCTGCTGGACGAGGCGCAGCTCGACGAGCTGCTCTCCCCGGAGAACCTCATGCGGCCCAGGTACCACGGGGAGATCTTCCCGGCCGAGGACCCCGACAGCCTGCCCCGCGGCGACGACGCCGCCCCGGAGACGGCGGCCGCCGTCGCGCAGGAGCCCGGGAGCCCCGCCCAGGAGACCCCGCGATGA
- a CDS encoding anaerobic C4-dicarboxylate transporter — protein MIVVEFLVVLGAIFLGARLGGIAIGFAGGLGVLVLALLGVTPGEMPFDVISIIMSVIAAIAAMQVAGGMDYLVNLAERILRSRPRYLTFLAPVVTYAMTVMAGTGHTAFSTMPVITEVAKESNLRPARPLSIAVVASQMAITASPISAAVVFFASLLEEQAGVTYIDLLAVAIPSTFLATMATAAIMTAIDRVRGTTALDTHPEYRRRLAAGQVALRGPQQRELRPGARLSVLVFVVGLVLVMGYATAISENVGLITDPVLGRDQAIIAIMLGIAAVIVLLCRVPTADVLAASTFKSGMSAAICVLGVAWLGTTFVAAHEELIMATAGDLLARSPWTLAIILFFAAALLYSQAATTRALMPTALAIGVAPAAAVAAFPAVSALFVLPTYPTLLAAVEIDDTGTTQIGKAVFNHPFLVPGAINIAIAVLLGFGFAALRGI, from the coding sequence ATGATCGTCGTCGAGTTCCTCGTCGTCCTCGGGGCGATCTTCCTCGGGGCCCGCCTGGGCGGCATCGCCATCGGGTTCGCCGGTGGCCTCGGCGTCCTCGTCCTCGCCCTGCTCGGGGTGACGCCCGGGGAGATGCCGTTCGACGTCATCTCGATCATCATGAGCGTCATCGCCGCCATCGCGGCGATGCAGGTCGCCGGCGGCATGGACTACCTGGTCAACCTCGCCGAACGGATCCTGCGGAGCCGGCCGCGGTACCTGACCTTCCTCGCGCCCGTCGTCACCTACGCCATGACGGTCATGGCGGGGACCGGGCACACGGCGTTCTCCACCATGCCGGTCATCACCGAGGTGGCGAAGGAGAGCAACCTGCGGCCCGCCCGGCCGCTCTCGATCGCCGTCGTCGCGTCCCAGATGGCGATCACTGCCTCGCCCATCTCGGCCGCCGTCGTCTTCTTCGCCAGCCTGCTGGAGGAGCAGGCCGGCGTGACGTACATCGACCTCCTCGCGGTCGCGATCCCGTCCACGTTTCTCGCCACGATGGCGACCGCCGCGATCATGACCGCCATCGACCGGGTGCGCGGCACGACGGCGCTCGACACCCACCCGGAGTACCGCCGTCGGCTCGCCGCCGGACAAGTCGCCCTCCGCGGCCCGCAGCAGCGCGAGCTCCGCCCCGGCGCCCGGCTCTCGGTGCTCGTCTTCGTCGTCGGCCTCGTCCTCGTCATGGGCTACGCGACGGCGATCAGCGAGAACGTCGGCCTGATCACCGACCCGGTGCTCGGCCGGGACCAGGCGATCATCGCGATCATGCTCGGCATCGCCGCCGTCATCGTCCTGCTGTGCCGGGTCCCGACGGCGGACGTGCTGGCCGCGTCGACCTTCAAGTCCGGGATGAGCGCGGCCATCTGCGTGCTCGGCGTCGCGTGGCTGGGGACGACCTTCGTCGCCGCGCACGAAGAGCTGATCATGGCGACCGCCGGCGACCTCCTCGCGCGCTCCCCGTGGACGCTCGCGATCATCCTGTTCTTCGCCGCGGCGCTGCTCTACAGCCAGGCCGCGACGACCCGGGCGCTGATGCCGACGGCGCTCGCCATCGGCGTCGCGCCGGCGGCGGCGGTCGCGGCGTTCCCCGCCGTGTCCGCGCTGTTCGTCCTGCCCACCTACCCGACGCTGCTGGCAGCGGTCGAGATCGACGACACCGGCACCACCCAGATCGGCAAGGCCGTCTTCAACCACCCGTTCCTGGTGCCCGGGGCGATCAACATCGCGATCGCCGTGCTGCTCGGGTTCGGTTTCGCCGCGCTCCGCGGGATCTGA